A window from Micromonospora terminaliae encodes these proteins:
- a CDS encoding APC family permease: MSGLTCGLTRSRRRAVTQPPDSSETAVQVERFGYRQELNRTLSFTDLLIYGLIFMVPIAPFGIFGSVYAGSGGMVALAYIIGMVAMMFTALSYAQMVRAFPMAGSVYSYTGRGIAPPVGFLAGWVILLDYVLVPGLLYLVASVAMHSLVPGVPVWVWLAAFVVLNTVVNYFGIKMTARVNRVMLAAELVVLAIFLVVGVVALAQGKGAGFSFRPLYDAGTFSWPLVFGAVSIAVLSFLGFDGISMLAEESREEARQIGRAMVGALLLAGALFVVQTWVAALLVPDAPSLLDNGDPEGTAFYDAARAAGGGWLAGLTALATAIAWGFANSLVAQAATSRLLYAMARDRQMPRFLARINPKHKVPANATLLVAAISLALGLYMASRDDGISLLSTLVNFGAMTAFLALHVSVVTHYVVRNGSRDWLRHLVVPVIGFLILLYVVINAKVAAQVLGFVWLGVGLLVLVVFYLTGRRPELAALTEVAHESTDEPVKEPH, translated from the coding sequence ATGTCTGGACTAACGTGCGGCCTCACCAGATCAAGGAGGCGTGCCGTGACTCAACCTCCCGACTCATCCGAGACAGCCGTCCAAGTCGAACGGTTCGGCTACCGGCAGGAACTCAACCGGACCCTGAGCTTCACCGACCTGCTCATCTACGGCCTGATCTTCATGGTGCCGATCGCACCCTTCGGCATCTTCGGCAGCGTGTACGCCGGCTCCGGCGGCATGGTCGCGCTGGCCTACATCATCGGCATGGTGGCGATGATGTTCACCGCCCTGTCGTACGCGCAGATGGTCCGCGCGTTCCCCATGGCCGGGTCCGTCTACAGCTACACCGGTCGCGGCATCGCACCGCCCGTCGGCTTCCTCGCCGGCTGGGTGATCCTGCTCGACTACGTCCTCGTGCCCGGCCTGCTCTACCTGGTGGCCAGCGTGGCCATGCACTCCCTCGTGCCCGGCGTGCCGGTGTGGGTGTGGCTGGCGGCCTTCGTCGTGCTCAACACCGTCGTCAACTACTTCGGCATCAAGATGACCGCCCGGGTCAACCGGGTGATGCTCGCCGCCGAGCTGGTCGTCCTCGCGATCTTCCTGGTCGTCGGCGTGGTCGCGCTGGCCCAGGGCAAGGGTGCCGGCTTCTCGTTCCGGCCGCTGTACGACGCGGGCACCTTCTCCTGGCCGCTGGTCTTCGGCGCGGTGTCGATCGCCGTGCTCTCCTTCCTCGGCTTCGACGGGATCTCCATGCTGGCCGAGGAGAGCCGCGAGGAGGCCCGGCAGATCGGCCGGGCGATGGTCGGGGCGCTGCTGCTCGCCGGTGCCCTGTTCGTCGTGCAGACCTGGGTCGCGGCCCTGCTGGTGCCGGACGCGCCCAGCCTGCTCGACAACGGCGACCCGGAGGGAACCGCGTTCTACGACGCGGCCCGCGCGGCCGGCGGAGGCTGGCTGGCCGGGCTGACCGCCCTGGCCACCGCGATCGCCTGGGGCTTCGCCAACTCCCTCGTCGCCCAGGCCGCGACCTCCCGCCTGCTGTACGCGATGGCCCGCGACCGGCAGATGCCGCGCTTCCTCGCCCGGATCAACCCGAAACACAAGGTGCCCGCCAACGCCACGCTGCTGGTCGCCGCCATCTCCCTGGCGCTCGGCCTCTACATGGCCAGCCGCGACGACGGCATCTCGCTGCTGTCCACACTGGTCAACTTCGGCGCCATGACGGCGTTCCTGGCGCTGCACGTCTCCGTCGTGACCCACTACGTGGTGCGCAACGGCAGCCGGGACTGGTTGCGGCATCTCGTGGTGCCCGTGATCGGGTTCCTGATCCTGCTGTACGTCGTGATCAACGCCAAGGTCGCCGCCCAGGTGCTCGGTTTCGTGTGGCTGGGCGTCGGGCTCCTGGTCCTGGTGGTCTTCTACCTGACGGGCCGGCGCCCCGAACTCGCCGCGCTGACCGAGGTCGCCCACGAGAGCACCGACGAGCCGGTGAAGGAGCCGCACTGA
- a CDS encoding TetR/AcrR family transcriptional regulator, with translation MPTASTRVPQQERSRATQARLLEATVECLVEHGWSGTTTTVVAARAGVSRGAQLHHYPTKAALVTAAVTHLTERRAVELRTEAAALPAGPRRLDGVVDLLAAAFTGPLFVAALELWVAARTDAELRDALVPLEARVGREMHRLTVELLGVEERRPGVREAVQATLDLLRGLGVANLLSDDSTRRTALLHTWKRQLAALLTADDGPPTPGSARPH, from the coding sequence GTGCCCACCGCATCGACCCGCGTCCCTCAGCAGGAGCGCAGCCGCGCCACCCAGGCCCGGCTGCTGGAGGCGACCGTCGAGTGCCTGGTGGAGCACGGCTGGTCCGGCACGACGACGACCGTCGTGGCGGCCCGGGCGGGTGTCTCGCGGGGCGCCCAGCTGCACCACTACCCGACCAAGGCGGCCCTGGTCACCGCCGCCGTCACCCACCTCACCGAGCGCCGGGCCGTGGAGCTGCGCACCGAGGCCGCCGCGCTGCCGGCCGGCCCGCGGCGGCTCGACGGGGTGGTCGACCTGCTCGCCGCCGCGTTCACCGGGCCGCTCTTCGTCGCGGCGCTGGAGCTGTGGGTGGCCGCCCGCACCGACGCCGAACTGCGTGACGCCCTGGTCCCCCTCGAAGCCCGGGTGGGCCGGGAGATGCACCGGTTGACCGTCGAGCTGCTCGGCGTGGAGGAGCGGCGGCCCGGCGTCCGCGAGGCGGTGCAGGCCACCCTCGACCTGCTCCGCGGCCTCGGCGTGGCCAACCTGCTCAGCGACGACTCGACCCGCCGCACGGCCCTCCTGCACACCTGGAAGCGCCAGCTCGCCGCCCTGCTCACCGCCGACGACGGCCCGCCGACGCCCGGGAGCGCGCGGCCGCACTGA
- a CDS encoding TIGR03084 family metal-binding protein: MVDLTALLADLAAESEQLDALVAPLPPEDWARPTPAPGWSIAHQIAHLAWTDHVAHLAATDTAAFFASVTSAPDPSRLVDDGAEAFLALPAALLARWRAGRAALAAALAAAPAGEKLPWYGTRMSPASMATARIMETWAHGEDVADALGVRRTPTARLRHVAHLGFRTLGHGFAAHGRAMPAAPVRVELLGPDGDTWAFGPPDAADRVTGPALDFCLLVTQRRHRADLALVATGPVADEWLDVAQAFAGPPGGKRDAAGSGVVR, encoded by the coding sequence ATGGTCGACCTGACCGCCCTGCTCGCGGACCTGGCCGCCGAGTCCGAACAGCTCGACGCCCTCGTCGCGCCGCTGCCGCCGGAGGACTGGGCGCGGCCGACCCCGGCGCCCGGGTGGAGCATCGCCCACCAGATCGCCCACCTCGCCTGGACCGACCACGTCGCCCACCTCGCGGCGACCGACACGGCGGCGTTCTTCGCCTCGGTCACCTCCGCGCCGGACCCGTCCCGGCTGGTCGACGACGGCGCCGAAGCGTTCCTCGCCTTGCCCGCCGCGCTACTGGCCCGCTGGCGGGCCGGCCGCGCCGCGCTCGCCGCGGCGCTCGCCGCCGCACCGGCCGGGGAGAAACTGCCCTGGTACGGCACCCGCATGTCGCCCGCCTCGATGGCGACCGCCCGCATCATGGAGACCTGGGCGCACGGCGAGGACGTCGCCGACGCGCTGGGCGTCCGGCGTACCCCGACGGCGCGGCTGCGGCACGTGGCGCACCTGGGGTTCCGTACCCTCGGGCACGGTTTCGCGGCCCACGGCCGCGCGATGCCGGCGGCGCCGGTCCGGGTCGAGCTGCTGGGACCCGACGGGGACACCTGGGCCTTCGGCCCGCCGGACGCCGCCGACCGGGTCACCGGTCCGGCGCTCGACTTCTGCCTGCTGGTCACCCAGCGCCGGCACCGCGCGGACCTGGCCCTGGTCGCCACTGGGCCGGTCGCCGACGAGTGGCTGGACGTCGCCCAGGCGTTCGCGGGGCCGCCCGGCGGCAAGCGGGACGCGGCGGGCAGCGGGGTGGTCCGGTGA
- a CDS encoding acyclic terpene utilization AtuA family protein, whose translation MTVLRVGNASGFYGDRLSAWREMLDGGELDVLTGDYLAELTMLILGRDRMRDPSLGYAKTFLRQLEGVLGTALERGVRLVTNAGGLNPAGLAAAIGALADRLGLTVRIGYVEGDALPRPDALTANAYLGAFGIAACLDAGADVVVTGRVTDASLAVGPAIARFGWTRYDLDALAGATVAGHLIECGAQVTGGNFSFFTELPDGGHRPGFPIAEIHADGSSVLTKHPGTGGAVTVETVTAQLLYEVGGPAYLGPDVVTRLDTVELTPEGPDRVRVSGVRGTPPPDTLKVGVNNLGGFRNSMTFVLCGLDIPAKAALVRGQLEEAVGKEGLEFTLARTDHPDATDTEAASALLHVHLRDGDKARAGRAFSAAAVELALASYPGCTLTTLPGDATPYGVFTADAVPQDAVAHVAVLPDGARMPIAPPARTAAPPAYESVAAPEFDAGPTRRAPLGELVGARSGDKGSDANLGVWARSDVGWAWLRGWLTVARLAELLPETAPLTVERYELPHLRAVNFVIRGLLGQGVAASTRFDPQAKALGELLRSRVVDLPAGRTPEVLS comes from the coding sequence GTGACCGTGCTGCGGGTCGGCAACGCGTCCGGCTTCTACGGCGACCGCCTCTCCGCCTGGCGGGAGATGCTCGACGGCGGCGAGCTGGACGTGCTGACCGGGGACTACCTGGCCGAGCTGACCATGCTGATCCTCGGCCGGGACCGGATGCGCGATCCCTCGCTCGGCTACGCGAAGACGTTCCTGCGCCAGCTCGAAGGCGTCCTGGGCACCGCGCTGGAGCGCGGGGTCCGGCTGGTCACCAACGCCGGCGGGCTCAACCCGGCGGGGCTGGCCGCCGCGATCGGCGCGCTCGCCGACCGGCTCGGCCTCACCGTGCGGATCGGGTACGTCGAGGGCGACGCCCTGCCCAGGCCGGACGCGTTGACCGCGAACGCGTACCTGGGGGCGTTCGGGATCGCGGCCTGCCTCGACGCGGGGGCCGACGTCGTGGTCACCGGGCGGGTGACCGACGCCTCGCTGGCGGTCGGCCCCGCGATCGCCCGCTTCGGCTGGACCCGGTACGACCTCGACGCGCTGGCCGGTGCCACCGTGGCCGGGCACCTCATCGAGTGCGGGGCGCAGGTCACCGGCGGGAACTTCAGCTTCTTCACCGAGCTGCCCGACGGTGGGCACCGGCCCGGCTTCCCGATCGCCGAGATCCACGCGGACGGCTCGTCGGTGCTCACGAAGCACCCCGGCACCGGCGGGGCGGTCACCGTCGAGACGGTCACCGCCCAGCTGCTGTACGAGGTGGGCGGCCCGGCCTACCTGGGGCCCGACGTGGTGACCCGGCTGGACACGGTCGAGCTGACGCCGGAGGGGCCGGACCGGGTACGCGTCTCCGGCGTCCGGGGCACGCCCCCGCCGGACACGCTCAAGGTGGGCGTCAACAACCTGGGCGGCTTCCGCAACTCCATGACCTTCGTGCTCTGCGGCCTGGACATCCCGGCCAAGGCGGCCCTGGTGCGGGGGCAGCTGGAGGAGGCGGTCGGCAAGGAGGGGCTGGAGTTCACGCTGGCCCGGACCGACCATCCGGACGCCACCGACACCGAGGCGGCGAGCGCGCTGCTGCACGTACACCTGCGGGACGGCGACAAGGCGCGGGCCGGGCGGGCCTTCTCGGCGGCCGCCGTGGAACTGGCGCTGGCCTCCTATCCCGGCTGCACGCTGACCACCCTGCCCGGCGACGCCACCCCGTACGGGGTGTTCACCGCCGACGCCGTGCCACAGGACGCGGTCGCGCACGTGGCGGTGCTGCCGGACGGGGCCCGGATGCCGATCGCCCCGCCGGCGCGGACGGCGGCACCGCCCGCGTACGAGTCGGTGGCCGCACCGGAGTTCGACGCCGGGCCGACCCGGCGGGCGCCGCTCGGCGAGCTGGTCGGTGCGCGGTCGGGCGACAAGGGCAGCGATGCCAACCTCGGCGTCTGGGCGCGGTCCGACGTGGGCTGGGCCTGGTTGCGCGGCTGGCTGACCGTCGCGCGGCTGGCCGAGCTGCTGCCGGAGACCGCCCCGCTGACCGTCGAGCGGTACGAGCTGCCGCACCTGCGCGCGGTCAACTTCGTGATCCGGGGGCTGCTCGGCCAGGGGGTGGCCGCCTCCACCCGCTTCGACCCGCAGGCCAAGGCGCTCGGCGAGCTGCTCCGCTCCCGGGTCGTCGACCTGCCCGCCGGCCGCACCCCGGAGGTGTTGTCGTGA
- a CDS encoding acyl-CoA dehydrogenase family protein, whose product MTIVDTPERRQLRELTRAFVTREVLPHLDDWERAGEVPRSLHEAAAKIGLLGVGFPESVGGSGGDLLDSILVTEEIIRSGGSSGLIAALYTHGIALPHMVASRDEGLIDRYVRPTLAGTMIGALAITEPDGGSDVAGIRTCARRDGDHYVVNGSKTYITSGARSDFVTTAVCTDFPGSGSLSLLVIEKGVPGFTVGRRLEKLGWHCSDTAELSFVDVRVPVANRIGPEDTGFLAIMQQFATERLSLATQAYATAQRCVELATRWCRDRSTFGRPLASRQLVRHRLAEMHTRAEAARAYVHDVAERVAAGQPVVAEVAMAKNVAVAACDFVVDAALQLHGGFGYLRDAEVERHYRDARILGIGGGTTEIMNEIIAKGMGL is encoded by the coding sequence GTGACCATCGTGGACACTCCCGAGCGGCGGCAGCTCCGCGAGCTGACCCGGGCCTTCGTGACCCGGGAGGTCCTGCCCCACCTGGACGACTGGGAGCGGGCCGGTGAGGTGCCCCGCTCGCTGCACGAGGCCGCCGCGAAGATCGGGCTGCTCGGCGTCGGCTTCCCGGAGTCGGTCGGCGGCAGCGGCGGCGACCTGCTCGACTCGATCCTGGTCACCGAGGAGATCATCCGGTCGGGCGGCTCGTCGGGGCTGATCGCCGCGCTCTACACCCATGGGATCGCGCTGCCGCACATGGTGGCTTCCCGCGACGAGGGCCTCATCGACCGGTACGTGCGGCCCACGCTCGCCGGCACGATGATCGGCGCGCTGGCGATCACCGAGCCGGACGGCGGCTCGGATGTGGCGGGCATCCGCACCTGCGCCCGGCGGGACGGCGACCACTACGTGGTGAACGGGTCCAAGACGTACATCACCAGTGGCGCGCGGTCCGACTTCGTGACCACGGCCGTCTGCACCGACTTCCCCGGCTCCGGCTCGCTGAGCCTGCTCGTGATCGAGAAGGGCGTGCCCGGGTTCACCGTCGGGCGGCGGCTGGAGAAGCTGGGCTGGCACTGCTCGGACACCGCCGAGCTCTCCTTCGTGGACGTCCGGGTGCCGGTGGCGAACCGGATCGGCCCGGAGGACACCGGCTTCCTGGCGATCATGCAGCAGTTCGCCACCGAGCGGCTCTCCCTGGCCACCCAGGCCTACGCCACCGCGCAGCGCTGCGTGGAACTGGCCACCCGCTGGTGCCGGGACCGGTCCACCTTCGGCCGCCCGCTGGCCAGCCGGCAGCTCGTCCGGCACCGGCTGGCCGAGATGCACACCCGCGCCGAGGCGGCCCGGGCGTACGTGCACGACGTGGCCGAGCGGGTCGCCGCGGGCCAGCCCGTCGTGGCCGAGGTGGCCATGGCGAAGAACGTGGCGGTGGCCGCCTGCGACTTCGTGGTGGACGCCGCGCTGCAACTGCACGGCGGCTTCGGCTACCTGCGCGACGCCGAGGTGGAACGGCACTACCGCGACGCCCGGATCCTCGGAATCGGCGGCGGCACCACGGAGATCATGAACGAGATCATCGCGAAGGGCATGGGCCTGTGA